Proteins encoded in a region of the Solanum dulcamara chromosome 9, daSolDulc1.2, whole genome shotgun sequence genome:
- the LOC129903831 gene encoding uncharacterized protein LOC129903831 translates to MLFAVEGGGFFSSSASGYSKGLTLLLLGQKNEEKPMRVAPWNQYQLVDQETDSDLQLASGKNRLVRGCGSFVCFGRAAAGLESPSPLKVGPTQQPEVLPSCPASDKGNDQPQCVNNVEDSYTSPKVALKSSLKKPVNSVPISGGNECDAISEKVDDAPNPMEKRKVQWTDTSGGELFEIREFEPSDEGESDDEFENGNERTCSCKIM, encoded by the exons ATGTTATTTGCAGTAGAAGGAGGAGGTTTCTTCTCGTCTTCAGCTTCTGGATATAGTAAGGGCCTGACCCTTCTACTTTTGGGTCAGAAGAACGAAGAGAAGCCCATGAGAGTTGCACCGTGGAACCAGTACCAGTTGGTGGACCAAGAAACTGATTCTGATCTCCAGCTGGCTTCCGGGAAGAACAGGCTTGTCCGCGGGTGCGGCTCCTTTGTTTGCTTTGGTCGCGCTGCCGCTGGACTTGAGAGCCCATCTCCTCTTAAAGTCGGTCCTACCCAACAGCCAGAAGTCTTGCCTAGCTGTCCTGCTTCAGACAAGGGCAACGATCAGCCACAATGTGTTAATAATGTTGAAGACAGTTATACTTCACCAAAGGTTGCTCTTAAGAGTAGCTTAAAAAAACCAGTAAATAGTGTTCCCATTTCTGGTGGTAATGAATGTGATGCAATTTCTGAAAAGGTTGATGATGCCCCCAATCCAATGGAGAAAAGGAAAGTGCAGTGGACGGACACATCTGGAGGAGAGCTTTTTGAGATAAGGGAATTTGAGCCTAG CGATGAGGGTGAATCAGATGATGAGTTTGAGAACGGGAATGAAAGAACTTGTTCTTGCAAGATAATGTAA
- the LOC129903534 gene encoding uncharacterized protein LOC129903534 — protein MDELRDSQKEIIKETLDMGELTTGRGLNQQLDLSRACYTRWESHYKSFNNFIIMFGSILDVLESLALDARNLDERAKAMGHLEACRTYEVAFMLHLMRDVLGITNELNKCLQKKEQDIANVMLLVEVAKRRLQVLRDDEWDSLIAKVSTFCIQHDVLIPNFEEPYISSLRSRRKLANYTISHHYRVEVFCNIIDWQLQELNNHFDEVTINFLHGIACLNPINSFSSFDIKKVMRMAELYPDDFDESNMSALKNQLASYIVDVRDVDERFSDINGLCDLSKRLVQTKKHFTYPLVFRLVKFFLLLLVATASVERAFSAMKFIKNNLRSQMSDDFFSGCLVPYLEKDVFDSISNDAIIKTFQDMKPRRIQL, from the coding sequence ATGGATGAATTACGTGattctcaaaaagaaataattaaagagACATTAGATATGGGTGAACTTACAACCGGTAGGGGCTTGAATCAACAACTTGATCTTTCAAGAGCTTGTTACACTCGTTGGGAATCTCATTATAAatcctttaataattttattattatgtttggcTCTATTCTTGATGTTCTTGAGTCACTTGCTCTTGATGCACGAAATTTGGATGAAAGAGCTAAGGCAATGGGACATCTCGAAGCTTGCCGAACATATGAGGTTGCTTTCATGTTGCATTTGATGAGAGATGTCTTAGGAATTACAAATGAGCTTAATAAATGCTTACAAAAAAAGGAGCAAGATATTGCAAATGTCATGCTACTTGTTGAAGTAGCAAAGAGAAGGTTGCAAGTTTTAAGGGATGATGAATGGGACTCTCTTATTGCTAAGGTATCTACATTTTGTATCCAACATGATGTTTTGATACCTAACTTTGAGGAGCCATATATTAGCTCTTTAAGATCACGACGAAAGCTTGCTAACTATACAATCTCACATCATTATCGTGTTGAAGTGTTTTGCAATATTATTGATTggcaacttcaagaacttaataATCATTTTGATGAGGTGACTATCAATTTTCTCCATGGAATTGCTTGTTTGAATCcaattaactcattttcaagttttgaCATCAAAAAAGTAATGAGAATGGCGGAATTATATCCAGATGACTTTGATGAATCTAATATGAGTGCTCTTAAGAATCAACTTGCAAGTTATATTGTTGATGTTCGTGATGTTGATGAAAGGTTCTCCGATATAAATGGGCTTTGTGATCTTTCCAAAAGATTAGTTCAGACAAAGAAACATTTTACTTATCCTTTGGTATTCCGTTTAGTGAAATTTTTTCTACTTCTACTAGTTGCCACTGCCTCCGTTGAAAGAGCTTTTTCGGCAATGAAGTTTATCAAGAATAACTTGCGGAGCCAAATGAGTGATGATTTTTTTAGTGGTTGTTTGGTGCCTTATTTAGAAAAAGATGTATTTGATAGTATTTCTAATGATGCTATTATTAAGACATTTCAAGATATGAAACCTCGTAGAATACAATTGTAA